One window of the Populus nigra chromosome 4, ddPopNigr1.1, whole genome shotgun sequence genome contains the following:
- the LOC133691166 gene encoding OBERON-like protein produces the protein MLPPRQQPYTAGLQTSLSLVSSDLHLSPDAQEPRSNSDNIRESPTESASSQETWPTVDAMMKKKMENDKADNDCPGQSIIRRFSGADKISFRDIAGERVDMISEKMQHLPDDFLDELKNGLRVMLEGSGGSQHREEFLILQKLVHNRSDLTAKTLIRAHRVQLEILVAINTGIQAFLHPSISLSQTSLIEVFVFKRCRNIACQNQLPADDCTCEICANKSGFCNLCMCVICNKFDFEVNTCRWIGCDLCSHWTHTDCAIRDGQICMGPSVKSGAGPTEMLFRCQACNRTSELLGWVKDVFQHCAPAWEREALTRELDFVSRIFRGSEDPRGRKLFWKCEELIEKMKGGFAESTACGVILMFFQELEVDSPKSLENGEGGRLIAPQEACNRIAEVVQEAIRKMEMVADEKMRMFKKARMALEACDRELEEKAKEVAELKLDRQKKKLQIEELERIVRLKQAEADMFQLKANEAKREAERLQRIALAKTDKSEEEYASSYLKLRLSEAEAEKQYLFEKIKLQESSRASQSSGGADPSQVLAYSKIHEILHGYNVPPKTEAQPNDRHHFRTNP, from the exons ATGCTTCCTCCACGACAGCAACCTTATACAGCTGGACTACAAACATCACTGTCCTTGGTGTCTTCGGATCTTCACTTGTCCCCTGACGCACAGGAACCAAGATCAAATTCTGATAATATTCGTGAATCTCCTACAGAAAGTGCTAGTTCACAAGAAACTTGGCCTACTGTTGATGCCATGATGAAAAAGAAGATGGAGAATGACAAGGCGGATAATGATTGCCCTGGACAGTCCATCATTCGTCGCTTCTCAGGTGCAGATAAGATATCTTTTCGTGACATAGCTGGGGAACGAGTTGACATGATCTCTGAAAAGATGCAACATTTACCCGACGACTTTCTTGATGAGCTAAAGAATGGTCTTCGGGTTATGCTTGAAGGAAGCGGTGGTTCACAGCACAGAGAGGAATTTTTGATTTTGCAGAAGCTTGTTCATAATAGGTCTGATTTGACAGCAAAGACTTTGATTAGAGCACACCGAGTACAGCTAGAAATACTTGTTGCAATAAACACTGGAATTCAGGCATTTTTGCATCCAAGTATTAGTCTCTCCCAAACTTCCCTGATTGAGGTCTTCGTGTTTAAGAGATGCAGAAATATAGCATGCCAAAACCAGCTTCCAGCTGATGACTGTACCTGCGAAATATGTGCCAACAAAAGCGGTTTCTGCAATCTCTGCATGTGTGTGATCTGTAACAAGTTTGATTTTGAAGTGAATACATGCCGTTGGATTGGTTGCGATTTGTGTTCTCATTGGACTCACACAGATTGTGCTATTCGTGATGGACAAATTTGTATGGGCCCATCTGTTAAGAGTGGAGCTGGCCCAACTGAAATGCTTTTCCGTTGCCAAGCCTGCAATCGAACATCTGAGCTCTTGGGGTGGGTGAAAGATGTTTTCCAACACTGTGCACCAGCATGGGAACGAGAGGCTTTAACAAGGGAACTTGATTTTGTTAGTAGAATCTTCCGAGGAAGTGAAGACCCTAGAGGGAGGAAACTCTTTTGGAAGTGCGAAGAACTTATTGAGAAAATGAAGGGTGGATTTGCAGAGTCAACAGCTTGCGGTGTGATATTGATGTTCTTCCAAG AGCTTGAGGTGGACTCTCCAAAGAGCCTGGAAAATGGGGAGGGTGGGAGGCTAATAGCCCCACAGGAGGCTTGTAACCGAATTGCTGAAGTGGTGCAAGAGGCCATAAGGAAGATGGAGATGGTGGCTGATGAGAAGATGAGAATGTTTAAGAAAGCACGCATGGCTCTTGAGGCATGCGACCGTGAGCTGGAGGAAAAGGCCAAGGAAGTGGCAGAACTAAAGCTAGACaggcaaaaaaagaagctacAGATAGAAGAGCTAGAGAGAATTGTGAGGCTTAAGCAGGCAGAGGCTGACATGTTCCAGCTCAAAGCCAATGAGGCAAAGCGAGAGGCTGAGAGGCTGCAGAGAATTGCGCTTGCTAAGACGGACAAATCAGAGGAAGAATATGCTAGCAGTTACCTCAAGCTACGTTTAAGTGAAGCTGAGGCAGAGAAGCAATATCTATTTGAGAAGATTAAGCTGCAGGAGAGTTCACGTGCATCACAAAGCAGTGGTGGGGCTGACCCTTCACAGGTGTTGGCATATTCCAAAATCCATGAAATTCTTCATGGGTACAATGTCCCCCCAAAGACAGAAGCACAGCCAAACGATCGCCACCATTTCAGGACAAATCCCTGA